TGAAGTATTCCCGACTGACATAGATATTGATTTACACAAACCGTTCATAGATGAAGTAAAGATAAAAAGCAAAGACGGACATGAAATGAAGCGCGTGAGAGAAGTAATAGACTGCTGGTTTGACTCCGGCTCTATGCCTTTTGCTCAGTGGCATTATCCTTTTGAGAATAAGGAAAAGTTTGATAAAAATTTTCCTGCTGATTTTATTGCAGAAGGAGTTGACCAGACAAGAGGATGGTTCTATTCATTGCTTGCGATAAATTCTTTCTTATTTGATAAAGCTCCTTATAAGAGTGTAATGGTTAACGGACATATACTTGATAAGTTTGGGAAAAAAATGAGTAAGTCATTGGGTAACGTTGTAAATCCTTTTGACATGATGGAAAAATACGGAGCGGATTTATTAAGATGGTACCTTGTTGGAAATTCTCCTGTAGGAAAATCGAAGCTGTTCAATGAAGACGAGCTTGTTGAACTAAAAAATAAGTTATTCGATACATTACTTAATACATATAAGTTTTTTACAATATATACAGGACTTACAAATTTTGATTATAAAAAATCAGAATATGTTCCTGTAGAAAACCGTTCTACAATTGATAAATGGATTATCTCAAAGCTTAATACTCTTAAGAAAGAATATTTTGAGCTGATGGATAAATATGAAGTTACGAAGGCATGCAGACTGATATTTGATTTCACGATCGATGAGCTTTCAAACTGGTATATAAGAAGAAACAGGAAACGGTTCAGAACACCTGAAAGCGAGCAGGATAAAAACTCAGCTTATCAGACTGTTTATGAAATATTAACAGACATATTAAAAATGATGGCGCCGGTTTCTCCGTTTATTACAGAGAAACTATATCAGAATTTAAACGAAGTCGGTTCATCCATACATTTATCTGAATTCCAAAATTACGATGAGAAATCTATAGATGCAGACCTTGAAGAGCAGATGGCAATTGCTCAGAGAATTGTTTACTTAACAAGAGCAATCAGAGTAAAAAATAATTTAAAAGTGCGTCAGCCGTTAAGACAGATTTTAATTCCTGTTTTAAACGCTCACGAAAAAGAAACTATTTCCAAATTTCAGGATATAATACTCGAGGAAGTTAATGTAAAGGAACTGAACTTTGTAGAAGGCGATTCTGAAATCATAAAGAAGAAAGCGAAACCAAACTTCAAAGCAATAGGTCCTAAATTCGGAAAAGATGTTAAAGCAGTTCAGGCAATTATAAACGGTTTTACCAAGGAAGATATTAAAACTGTTGAGACAGAGAATTGTATTTCAAAAGACGGATTCACCATTTCACGCGAAGATATAGAAATCCTTACTGAGAATATAACAGGATGGATTGTTGACACGGATAAAAATTTAACAATTGCAGTTGATACAACTCTTGATGAAAGCTTAATAAGCGAAGGCATTACAAGAGAGTTCATAAACAGAGTACAAAATTTCAGAAAGAACTTTGGATTTGATATAAACGATAAGGTTGAAATTTTTGTGAAAGCCGAAGGTTATTTATTAAATGCCATCCTTGATAATAAAGGGTACATAAATTCGGAGACTTTAAGTGAAAGCATAACTGAAGCAAACGGCGAAGATATGGATTTTTCTGAAACAGAAATTAACGGAGAGCTGCTCAAGTTCTTCGTAAAAAAAATATAAAATTCTTTTTTTACTTTTTATCATAATAAAAAATGAGCAAGACAACAACAAAAAAAGCTGCACCGAAGGCATCAAAGCCGAAAACTAAAGCAAAACCAAAAGCGGCAGCGAAACCAAAAGGGGCAGTTAAGTCAACGATAAAAGTGAAAGCAAAAGGAAAGATAACAACAAAAATGAAAGCCAAACCAAAAGCAAAGACAGCCGCAAAGGCACCGGTAAAAAAAGTTAAGAAGATTTCCCCTACCAAGGCGAAAAAAATTCTTAAGGCGAAAAGACTTCCGGTGGTAAAAACTAAACCGGTCGTACACAAAGAAGATATAGAAGTACCGGCGCACGTTAAAAAATATAAGCCGAACAAAAAAACAAAATATACTGCAGCTGAGCTTAAAGAGTTTAAGGAAATAATTCTTGCCGAAAGAAGAGACATTCTTGAATCTGCAAGAGCAAATATGCAGTCACTTGTTGATAATGAATCGGGTGATTATGTAGGAGATAACTCTACATACTCAACTCACATGGCTGAGCAGGGTACCGATGAAATGGAAAGAGAAAAGAACTATATGTTTGTACAGAGAGATGAAAAATATCTCGGCTATTTACAAGATGCTCTTATCAGAATTGATAACGGAACATACGGCATTTGCCAGGATTGTATAGAAGTACCGAAGAATATGTGCAAATCATGTCCCCTTATCCCCAAGGAAAGACTTGAGCTTGTTCCTATTACCCAGCATTGCATAGAGTGCAAAAATCTCAGAGGGTAATTTGCAGGAACTTTAAATAATTTTATACACTTATTGAAAGTCGGAGGGATTCTCTCCGGCTTTTATTTTATAATTGGTTCATCAAAAAGATTACGCTATAAATGAAAATACTATATTGGTCAATTGCTATTGTTATAATCGATCAGATTACAAAGCTAAAAGTTAAAGGGCTCAACTTCCCGGATCTCGGAATTTTTGTTCAGGGAATGCCTTACCAGTCATCTATAAAAGTACTTGGTGACTTTTTTCAGATAACATTTATCGAAAATCCGGGAATGGCATTCGGTCTGCAACTTGGCAGCAAATTATTCCTGACTCTTTTCACAATCTTCGCAACAATATTAATTTTCATTATAATTTATAAAAACAGGAAAGAAACATTTCTTCTCCGCCTTTCGCTTGCTTTTATATTAGGCGGCGCGCTAGGTAATTTAATTGACAGGACTTTTTATGGTGTGCTTTATGATTATGCTCCTTTATTCTATGGCAGAGTTGTGGATTTCTTTCATTTTAATATTCCGGATTTCAAAATATTCGGAAAGACAGTTTACACATTTCCTATTTTCAATGTAGCGGATATTGCTGTAACGGTTGGATTTGTTTTAATTCTTGTAGGATACAAAAAAGTATTTAAGAAGAAAGATGAAGAAGCTGCTCAGGTAATAGATTACCAGCTGGCAAATACAAATGAAACTATCACGGAAACTTTCCGTGATAATTCCAGTTTTAATACTTCAAGTGAAAATTTGAATGAAATTTCTGAAGAGAAAATGATTTCAGATGATGAGATAATTGAAAAGGAACATAAAATAATTCCTCCTAATCACGACGAAACAAAATCGTAATTTATAAAACTATCTTCCTAAATCGTCAAGCTTTTCTTTTCTTGCAAGTAGAGTATCTTTATCTTCCACATGATTTGGATCAGGTACGCAGCAATCCACAGGACAAACTGCAGCACACTGAGGCTCATCGTGAAAACCTACACACTCCGTGCATTTATCAGGTACGATAAAGAAAAAATCAGATTGGACAAAACCTGTATTTCCGTTTGGTGAAACATCGTCAGCCCCGTACGAATTTCCTCCAAGAGTCCAGTTATTTCCGCCTTCGTAAATCGCTGTATTAGGACATTCCGGTTCGCATGCTCCGCAATTAATACACTCACTTGTAATCATTATAGCCATTGAATAAGTCTCCTTTTGTTTGTATAAATTAGGTAATATAAAAAATTATTTCAATGAAGTATAATTTAATGCATTAAAAAATAGTTTAGTAAATTCTTAAGGTTTTAATGAATATGATACATCATTATTAAGCGAGTTTCTCTTTGCATATTATAATTACATTTGTGCATTTAGACCACCCCCTCAGTCCCCTCCTTTTAAAGGAGGGGGATGTAGACTCCTAATTAATTCAGGATTGTTATACTGATTAACTATTTTGATGCAAGATTTGTTAACATTTGAAGCGGAATGAACAAATCAATCAATTATGACGTAACACTACTATAGGGCAGCTGGAAAAACTACCCTAATTTATAAATTTATTTTGTTCAAATAAACCGTTAAATTTAAAATTATCAAAAAATTAAGTGAGGAAAGAAATACTAATTTATGCTTAAGCTACTTAAAAAAATATTCCCGTCTAAGAATGAAAAAGATGTAAAAGAACTTCTTCCGTTAGTGGATGAAATAAATTCTTTTTACGAAACATATCAATCTTTATCCGACGATGAATTAAAAGCAAAAACAACTGAATTCAAACAGAGGATCAAAGATGCGACTTCAGAGATAGAGACCAGAATAAACGAACTGAAAGAAAAGTTAAAAACAGACATAGAGCACGATGAAAGAATGGAAGCATACGATGAGCTGGGAGATTTAAACAAGCAGCTTTATGAAACCATTGCTGAAACTCTTGACGATTTACTTCCCGAAGCATTCGCTGTTGTAAAAGACACATGCAGAAGACTTGTCGGTAAAACATGGGAAGCAGCAGGACAAAAAATCACATGGAACATGGTTCCTTATGATGTGCAGCTAATCGGCGGTATGGTATTACATCAGGGAAAAATTGCCGAGATGGCAACAGGTGAAGGTAAAACTTTAGTTGCAACTTTACCATTGTATCTTAATGCTCTTGCTGAAAAAGGCGTACACCTTGTAACAGTTAACGATTACCTTGCCAAAAGAGACTCTGACTGGATGGGTGAAATTTTCCGTTTCCATGGAATGAATGTCGGGGTTATCCTAAATGATATGGATAACGACAGAAGAAGAAATAATTACTTAGCAGATATTACCTACGGTACCAATAACGAATTCGGTTTTGATTATCTGAGAGACAACATGGTAACAGATAAAAACCAGATGGTGCAGAGAGAGCATTACTATGCTATAGTGGACGAAGTTGACTCCGTGTTAATTGACGAAGCACGAACTCCGTTAATTATCTCGGGACCTGTTGACGCTCCGACACATAAGTTCGATGAAATGAATCAGCGTGTTAAGAAACTTATCGAAGCGCAGAAGAGATTAGTCAACCAGCTTGTATCAGAAGCAGAAGCAATATTAGCTAAAGACAGAAAATCAATTTCGAAAGATGAACTTGAAGAAGCAGGACTTGCTTTAACAAGAGCAAATCACGGTCTGCCGAAACACTCAAGACTTCAGAAAGTTTTCAGCGAACCTGAAAATAAAACATTAATGCTTTCTGTTGAAGCAAATTATCTGAGAGATAATGCAAAACAGATGCATATTGTTGACGATGAGTTATATTTTACAATCGATGAAAAATCACACATAACGGATTTAACTGAGAAGGGACGTGAGTTTCTTGCTCCCTCAGCGCAGGAAAAAGATTTCTTTACTCTTCCCGATGTAGGAACTGAAGTCGCTATACTTGATAACGATACTTCACTTTCACCTGATGAAAGAGAATTAAAGAAAGACGAGCTAGCAAAAGTTTATGCAGAGAGAAGTGACAGACTTCATACAGTTCAGCAATTGTTAAAAGCTCACGGACTTTATGAAAAGGATGTTGACTACGTGATTCAGGACGGCAAGATTATGATTGTTGATGAATTCACCGGTCGCGTACTTTCAGGAAGAAGATATTCAGAAGGACTTCACCAGGCGATCGAGGCAAAAGAAGGTGTACACGTTGAAAAAGATTCGCAGACAATGGCAACAATTACACTGCAGAATTATTTCAGACTGTATAAAAAACTTGCAGGTATGACAGGTACTGCAGAAACAGAAGCTGCAGAGTTTTTTGATATCTACAAACTTGATGTGACTGTTATTCCTCCGAATAAAATCTGCACAAGAAATGATATGAACGATTTGATCTTCAAAACGAAGAGAGAAAAGTATAATGCAGTTATAGATGAAATAGAAAAAATGAGAAAAGAAGGAAGACCTGTACTTGTTGGTACAACTTCCGTTGAAGTCTCTGAAACTATTTCAAGATTATTGAAGAGAAAAGGCTTGCCACATGAAGTATTGAATGCTAAGCAGCACCAGCGTGAAGCACAGATTGTGCAGAATGCTGGTCTTGGCGGCGCAGTAACAATTGCAACTAACATGGCAGGTAGAGGTACTGATATTAAATTAGGACCGGGTATACAGGAT
The genomic region above belongs to Bacteroidota bacterium and contains:
- a CDS encoding 4Fe-4S dicluster domain-containing protein is translated as MAIMITSECINCGACEPECPNTAIYEGGNNWTLGGNSYGADDVSPNGNTGFVQSDFFFIVPDKCTECVGFHDEPQCAAVCPVDCCVPDPNHVEDKDTLLARKEKLDDLGR
- the lspA gene encoding signal peptidase II is translated as MKILYWSIAIVIIDQITKLKVKGLNFPDLGIFVQGMPYQSSIKVLGDFFQITFIENPGMAFGLQLGSKLFLTLFTIFATILIFIIIYKNRKETFLLRLSLAFILGGALGNLIDRTFYGVLYDYAPLFYGRVVDFFHFNIPDFKIFGKTVYTFPIFNVADIAVTVGFVLILVGYKKVFKKKDEEAAQVIDYQLANTNETITETFRDNSSFNTSSENLNEISEEKMISDDEIIEKEHKIIPPNHDETKS
- a CDS encoding isoleucine--tRNA ligase, translating into MYKDLPENISLPELEKEIINFWQEDNTFEKSIECKSPEKSFTFYEGPPTANGLPGIHHVIARTVKDLFCRYKAMQGYKVNRKAGWDTHGLPVEIEVEKQLGLKSKADIEEYGVVEFNKACKDSIFKYVSRWEELTQRMGYWVNLDDAYVTYHNSYIESVWWALKNYFDKDLIYKGYKILPFCPKCESSLSSHEVAQGYEDLKDPSVYVKFKITTGEFAGSDFLVWTTTPWTLPSNVALAVNPKFTYVKIKTAKGEDLILLRERLSTISDEYTIEKEFTGSSLEKTEYEPLFSFYELEKKAYYVTLGDFVSAEDGTGIVHIAPAFGEDDYAIGRKYDLPIIQAVGKDGLFKKEVTPYAGKNFKESDKQISDDLKAAGRLYKREMFTHSYPHCWRHHVPLMYYATDSWFIKTTSYNKKMMELNSKVYWSPEDIGTGRFGQWLEDNIDWSLSRDRFWGTPLPIWSYTDENGKEQFECIGSIEELRERSYNFNEVFPTDIDIDLHKPFIDEVKIKSKDGHEMKRVREVIDCWFDSGSMPFAQWHYPFENKEKFDKNFPADFIAEGVDQTRGWFYSLLAINSFLFDKAPYKSVMVNGHILDKFGKKMSKSLGNVVNPFDMMEKYGADLLRWYLVGNSPVGKSKLFNEDELVELKNKLFDTLLNTYKFFTIYTGLTNFDYKKSEYVPVENRSTIDKWIISKLNTLKKEYFELMDKYEVTKACRLIFDFTIDELSNWYIRRNRKRFRTPESEQDKNSAYQTVYEILTDILKMMAPVSPFITEKLYQNLNEVGSSIHLSEFQNYDEKSIDADLEEQMAIAQRIVYLTRAIRVKNNLKVRQPLRQILIPVLNAHEKETISKFQDIILEEVNVKELNFVEGDSEIIKKKAKPNFKAIGPKFGKDVKAVQAIINGFTKEDIKTVETENCISKDGFTISREDIEILTENITGWIVDTDKNLTIAVDTTLDESLISEGITREFINRVQNFRKNFGFDINDKVEIFVKAEGYLLNAILDNKGYINSETLSESITEANGEDMDFSETEINGELLKFFVKKI
- a CDS encoding conjugal transfer protein TraR, with translation MSKTTTKKAAPKASKPKTKAKPKAAAKPKGAVKSTIKVKAKGKITTKMKAKPKAKTAAKAPVKKVKKISPTKAKKILKAKRLPVVKTKPVVHKEDIEVPAHVKKYKPNKKTKYTAAELKEFKEIILAERRDILESARANMQSLVDNESGDYVGDNSTYSTHMAEQGTDEMEREKNYMFVQRDEKYLGYLQDALIRIDNGTYGICQDCIEVPKNMCKSCPLIPKERLELVPITQHCIECKNLRG
- the secA gene encoding preprotein translocase subunit SecA — translated: MLKLLKKIFPSKNEKDVKELLPLVDEINSFYETYQSLSDDELKAKTTEFKQRIKDATSEIETRINELKEKLKTDIEHDERMEAYDELGDLNKQLYETIAETLDDLLPEAFAVVKDTCRRLVGKTWEAAGQKITWNMVPYDVQLIGGMVLHQGKIAEMATGEGKTLVATLPLYLNALAEKGVHLVTVNDYLAKRDSDWMGEIFRFHGMNVGVILNDMDNDRRRNNYLADITYGTNNEFGFDYLRDNMVTDKNQMVQREHYYAIVDEVDSVLIDEARTPLIISGPVDAPTHKFDEMNQRVKKLIEAQKRLVNQLVSEAEAILAKDRKSISKDELEEAGLALTRANHGLPKHSRLQKVFSEPENKTLMLSVEANYLRDNAKQMHIVDDELYFTIDEKSHITDLTEKGREFLAPSAQEKDFFTLPDVGTEVAILDNDTSLSPDERELKKDELAKVYAERSDRLHTVQQLLKAHGLYEKDVDYVIQDGKIMIVDEFTGRVLSGRRYSEGLHQAIEAKEGVHVEKDSQTMATITLQNYFRLYKKLAGMTGTAETEAAEFFDIYKLDVTVIPPNKICTRNDMNDLIFKTKREKYNAVIDEIEKMRKEGRPVLVGTTSVEVSETISRLLKRKGLPHEVLNAKQHQREAQIVQNAGLGGAVTIATNMAGRGTDIKLGPGIQDNGGLAIIGTERHESRRIDRQLRGRAGRQGDPGSSRFFLSLEDDLMRLFGSERIASVMSRLGLKEGEAIEHSMITNSVERAQKKVEENNYAIRKRLLEYDNVMNQQREVIYEKRRQALMGERLKDEILEMAKKSGDAIVEKHYEAGDVQGLIDEVGRTFLVRLNLTPAEFQKQGEAGLKDLIEKEVKAFYQRKEERYGAELMAQVERFAMLSVIDEKWKEHLREMDDLKEGINFRAYGQKDPLVEYKTDGFKIFAEMLDSIGTDVVGFLFKFTTQTPEETHIQTPRAANTSRMRAVHQSSSGMGYVGAGVEENGNVDPSMKKSPIKVEHKIGRNDPCPNHPNKKYKNCCGKGLV